The DNA region GCCTGGGCCAGGATGACCGGCGTCACGATGATCAGCAGCGAGCGGCCGAACAGCGTGCGCGGCAGGAACCGCTTCAGCAGCCCCGTCTGCTCGCGGCGCGGCATCGGCATCGGTGCGGCGGCGGTGTCGGTGGTCATGGTCCTGGTCCTAGTGCTCTGGGTGCTCCGGCGGCCCCGTTAGGGGTCCGGCCTCAACACATAACCCTCGCCGCGCACGGTGTGGAGGTAGCGCGGCTCCCGCGGGTCGGGTTCGATCTTGCGGCGCAGGCGGGTCACCTGCACGTCGATGGTGCGGGCGTTGCCGGCGACCTTGCTGCGCTCCGTCAGCTCCTCGCGCGAGAAGATGGTGCCGGGGGAGGCGGCGAGCACGCGCAGCAGCCCGGCCTCCGCCGTGGTCAGCCGGACCACCTCCTCGCCCGCCCGCAGCTCGTCGCGGTCGGGCAGGTAGATCATCGGGCCGAGCTTCACCGGCTGCGGCGGCGCCGGGTCCGCCGGTCGGCTGGCCTGGCGGCGCAGGATCGAGTTGATGCGCAGCAGCAGCTCACGCGGGTTGAAGGGCTTGGCGAGGTAGTCGTCGGCCCCGGCCTCCAGCCCGGCGATGCGGTCGTCCGGCTCGCCGCGCGCGGTCAGCAGCAGGATGGGCAGGTCGCGCTCCCGCCGCAGCGACTCGGTCAGCTCCAGCCCGGTCTCACCCGGCATCATGATGTCGAGCACCAGCAGATCGAAGGCGAGCCCGGCCAGCTTGGCCCGCGCCTCCGCGGCGTCCTTCGCGGTGGCGACCAGGAAGCCGTTGCCGGCGAGATACTTGCGCAGCAGCTCGCGCAGGCGGGTGTCGTCATCGACGACCAGGATGTGGGGCTGGTCTTCTTCGGTCATGGCGGGACTGTAGCGCAACCGGGCGCCGCGCACCAAGGGAAGCGGCGCGGCCGGGCAAGGGCATCACGCCGCGGCATCGGCGCCCGGGGTCAGCTCCGCCAGGGTGGACAGGATGCGGTCGGGCGCGGCGGGCTTGGTCAGCACGAGGCAGCCCGCCTCCTTGGCGGCGCGCACCAGATCGGCGGACAGCTCCCCTGTCAGCAGGATGGCCGGGAC from Azospirillum brasilense includes:
- a CDS encoding response regulator — encoded protein: MTEEDQPHILVVDDDTRLRELLRKYLAGNGFLVATAKDAAEARAKLAGLAFDLLVLDIMMPGETGLELTESLRRERDLPILLLTARGEPDDRIAGLEAGADDYLAKPFNPRELLLRINSILRRQASRPADPAPPQPVKLGPMIYLPDRDELRAGEEVVRLTTAEAGLLRVLAASPGTIFSREELTERSKVAGNARTIDVQVTRLRRKIEPDPREPRYLHTVRGEGYVLRPDP